One genomic region from Cucumis melo cultivar AY chromosome 9, USDA_Cmelo_AY_1.0, whole genome shotgun sequence encodes:
- the LOC103504140 gene encoding uncharacterized protein LOC103504140 produces MSCSSGSELHSLSFLNSSPLGFAIMEGGGAAVIDPCFSPAISTGYLEDALLEYTSKRRRLDHDQHHFFQFEFPQSSYHYWNHQIDDMNNDNYYYYNYDAISTDEGISSSPKSRLSNEETSMEAIMKTQDVETYSTPNYYYEHHHHHPNSSSSSSSKSHKFEADQKSIFSMSTNLPISTGDGEIETKKAKKRKVVYPFALVKPGGVEGDVTLNDINQKILMPPTRPVRHPVGDFACRPCVSADGPGLSGKAVVALTKIHTQGRRGTITIIRTKG; encoded by the exons ATGAGTTGTAGTAGTGGTAGTGAACTTCATTCTCTATCTTTTCTCAATTCCTCACCCTTGGGTTTTGCAATCATGGAGGGTGGCGGCGCCGCCGTCATTGATCCATGTTTCTCACCCGCCATTTCCACCGGTTATTTGGAAGATGCCTTGCTTGAATACACTTCAAAACGACGCCGTTTGGATCACGATCAAcatcatttttttcaatttgaattccCACAAAGCTCTTACCATTATTGGAACCACCAAATTGATGATATGAATAatgataattattattattataattacgACGCCATTTCTACAG ATGAGGGAATAAGCAGTTCGCCGAAAAGCAGATTGAGTAATGAGGAAACCAGTATGGAGGCTATAATGAAAACCCAAGATGTGGAGACCTATTCGACTCCAAATTATTATTATgaacatcatcatcatcatccaaattcttcttcttcatcttcttctaaATCACACAAATTTGAGGCTGATCAAAAATCCATTTTCTCCATGTCCACCAACCTCCCTATTTCAacag GTGATGGTGAAATTGAAACAAAGAAGGCAAAGAAGAGGAAGGTGGTGTATCCATTTGCATTAGTGAAGCCAGGAGGTGTAGAAGGCGATGTGACCTTAAACGACATAAACCAAAAGATTTTAATGCCTCCAACCCGCCCGGTTCGACACCCAGTCGGGGATTTCGCATGTCGACCATGCGTTTCTGCTGATGGACCAGGCCTATCGGGCAAAGCCGTAGTCGCATTGACCAAAATTCATACTCAAGGTCGGAGAGGCACCATCACCATTATTAGAACCAAGGGTTAA